A genomic window from Silene latifolia isolate original U9 population chromosome 11, ASM4854445v1, whole genome shotgun sequence includes:
- the LOC141612033 gene encoding elongation factor Tu, mitochondrial, which produces MASILLRNPNSKQLLTFCSQQINLYSSTCRALISSSPSISTHDSSSSLSFLRSMATFTRTKPHVNVGTIGHVDHGKTTLTAAITKVLAAEGKAKAVAFDEIDKAPEEKKRGITISTAHVEYETAKRHYAHVDCPGHADYVKNMITGAAQIDGGILVVSAPDGPMPQTKEHILLARQVGVPSLVCFLNKVDAVDDLELLELVEMELRELLSFYKFPGDDIPIIRGSALSALQGTNDEIGRQAILKLMDAVDEYIPDPVRQLEKPFLMPIEGVFSIQGRGTVVTGRIEQGKIKTGEEVEIMGLMKGGPLKTTVTGVEMFKKILDHGEAGDNVGLLLRGLKREDVQRGQVVAKPGSCSTYKKFEAEIYVLTKDEGGRHTAFVNNYMPQFYLRTANVTGTVLLPEDVKMVLPGDNVTATFELMLPVPLQTGQRFALREGGRTVGAGVISKVIPDK; this is translated from the exons ATGGCGTCCATACtccttcgaaaccctaattccaagCAGTTGCTTACATTCTGTTCGCAGCAAATCAACTTATACTCTTCCACTTGCCGTGCTCTCATCTCCTCTTCTCCCTCCATTTCTACTCATGATTCTTCTTCCAGTTTATCCTTCTTACGATCTATGGCCACTTTTACTCGAAC AAAGCCGCATGTAAATGTTGGAACCATTGGCCATGTCGACCACGGAAAGACAACATTGACTGCAGCTATTACAAAG GTCTTGGCCGCAGAAGGGAAAGCCAAAGCTGTTGCATTCGACGAAATTGATAAAGCTCCTGAAGAAAAGAAGAGAGGGATCACCATCTCAACT GCCCATGTGGAATACGAGACTGCAAAGAGACACTATGCCCATGTCGATTGTCCAGGACACGCTGATTATGTTAAA AACATGATTACTGGAGCTGCTCAAATCGATGGTGGTATTCTTGTTGTATCTGCTCCTGATGGCCCTATGCCACAGACGAAAGAGCATATACTTCTTGCACGCCAG GTTGGTGTTCCATCATTGGTGTGCTTTTTGAACAAAGTAGATGCTGTTGATGATTTGGAGTTACTTGAGCTGGTTGAAATGGAACTTCGTG AACTTCTCAGTTTCTACAAGTTCCCTGGTGACGATATTCCTATCATTAGGGGCTCAGCACTGTCTGCCTTACAGGGAACAAATGATGAAATTGGAAGGCAAGCTATTTTAAAACTTATGGATGCTGTGGATGAATATATTCCTGACCCTGTTCGCCAACTTGAGAAACCTTTCTTGATGCCCATTGAGGGTGTTTTCTCAATCCAG GGACGTGGGACTGTGGTGACTGGCCGTATTGAACAAGGAAAAATCAAAACTGGGGAGGAGGTCGAAATAATGGGTTTGATGAAG GGTGGTCCGCTGAAAACCACAGTGACTGGGGTAGAGATGTTTAAGAAAATTTTGGATCATGGCGAG GCGGGTGACAATGTGGGTCTCCTTCTGCGTGGCCTGAAAAGGGAAGATGTACAACGAGGACAG GTGGTTGCTAAACCAGGATCTTGCTCAACATATAAAAAATTCGAGGCAGAAATATATGTCCTTACTAAGGATGAGGGTGGACGTCATACTGCCTTTGTCAATAACTACATGCCCCAGTTTTATCTGAGAACTGCAAATGTGACAGGAACAGTTCTGTTGCCTGAGGATGTAAAGATGGTGTTACCCGGTGACAATGTCACTGCTACTTTTGAATTGATGCTACCGGTTCCTCTTCAAACAG GGCAAAGATTTGCTTTGAGGGAGGGAGGTCGGACAGTTGGTGCTGGTGTGATTTCAAAAGTTATACCCGACAAGTAG